The genomic segment TCGGGTGTCGGCGCCCGGGCCACCGTCGCCCGCCTGTCCAGAAGCAAGCGCATCCCGCAACCTCCTTCGCGAAATGCCCGGAGCGCCCCTGTCGTCATCGACTCGCGCCCGGTGCGCCAACCGGTTCCCCATGGTGCGTGAATATGATTATTGCACTCGGCGTCGACTTTGATGAATGTCGCGTACTCGCTCCGCCAAAACTCCCGAACGACGATTTTCCTCGAACCAACCGGGCTCGCTGACATCATCCTGACCTGGGAAAACAATGTGGCAACCAGGCCAGTTGAAACTATGCCAAAGGCTGCCTACAAGACCGCGCGACGCAATTTGTCGGCGCGCTTTCAGACAATCGGCGGGTCGGAATGCGCCGGACTGCGAGCTGGCGTTCCGACGGTGACGGGCCGGTCACCGGTACCTGCCGGACGGGCGTGCGACGGCACGCTACCCGGCGCACGCCCACCCGGGATCGGAACGCCGATCCCTCCGCGCGCCGGGTCCGCCGTGCAGGTGACGCACCGGCGGCCACCGGATCGCCGGGTTATCGGACGGTAATCTCGCGACCGCGAGTCGCAATTGACCGACGTCGATCGGTGACGCGACGAACCGCGGTACCGATCGATCAACGCCGAGCCTGGATTGGTCATGACACACCGTGTGGATGGGCGAGAACCGGCCGACTACGACAGCAACGGGTACGACTACCGCAGCTACTGGCTGGGCCGTGACTACGAGTCGCACGCCGAGCAGCGGGCCCTGGGCCGGCTGATACCCCGCTTGGACCACGTCGAGTGGTTCGCCGACCTGGGTGGCGGATTCGGCCGCAACCTGGCGCACTACGCCGACGTCGCCGAGCACGCGGTGCTCGTCGACTACTCGGCGAACAACCTGCGCACCGCCGAGGCGCGGCACTACGCCGCGGTCGACCGGGGCCGACTGCACCTGGTCCGCGCCGATCTGCGCGCGCTGCCGTTCGTCGACGACGCGTTCGACGCCGCGATGGTCGTCCGGGTGCTGCACCACCTGCCCGACCTCGACCGGTACCTGGCGGAGATGAGCCGCACCATCCGGGCGCGCTGGCTGCTGGACGTGCCGATCAAGCACCATCTGCTGGCCCGGCTGCGTGCCCTGCGGTACGGCTCGGGGGTGCGGTTGGACGACGCCGAGCCACAGCTCACCGGTACCACCGCGGGCGCGTTCCGGCTGTACCACCTGGGCGCGGTGCGCGGCTCGCTGAACGCGCTGGGCTGGGACACCACGCCGGTGGCCAGCGTGAACAACCTTCGACGCTGGGACCAGTGGCTGCCACGCCGGGCCACCGCGGCGCTGCAGGCACCGGTGGCCGGCATCGAGGCGGTCGCCCAGCGGGTCGGCCGTGGCTGGTGGGGACCGAGCCAGTTCGTGCTGGCCCGCCGCCGCGAGCCGGCCCGGCCGCGGTTGCGACCGGTGCCGGAGCAGACCCAGCCGCACACCCGGGGGCTCGCCGCGCGGATGGCGTGCCCGGCCTGCCGGGGCAGGCTGGACTGGACCGACTTCGCCGCGTTCTGCCGCCGCTGCGGCGTCTGCTACCGGCATCACGACGGGTTCTGGGACTTCGCGGCCGGAGTACCGGCCCCGGTGCCCGCCGCGGCGGTCGGCTGAGTTCGGGACCGCGGTACGCGCCGCGGAAACGACGGACGGCCCGGCGCGGGGGATGCGCCGGGCCGTCCGTCTCGTACCCGGCTGGTGCACCAGGGGGTTGCACACCAGCCACCGGGTCCGCCGGTGCGCCAGGGGGTTCCGCACCGACCGCTCGTACCAGGCTGGTGCGCCAGGGGGTCCCGCACCAACCGCTCGTACCAGGCTGGTGCGCCAGGGGGTCCCGCACCAACCGCACCGCGCTCGTGCACCAGGGGGTCGTGCACCAGCATCGGCTACCGACAGTAACGGTACGCCGAGTAACCACGATCGACCGCCATCTAGGCTCTGATCAGCTGGTGCGCTACCCCACATGAACGCGAGGACAACTCACAATCACTCTCTGTATAAGAATCGCTCGACTTCTGACACCGTTGTCGCGACGGTGCCGGCTCTCGGGGCAGGCGCGCGCTTCCCGCCGCTTCGGGCGGTACCGCAGGGTCTTTGGTCCTACCGGATCCGGTCCGAAGGGGCCAGGTTACGGAGCGCTGGCCGTGCATACGCTGTCTGCAGCGGCCACGGAGCCCGAACGCCTCTGGGGGGTGTGCGTTCGGGGCCGAGCCGCTACCGGGTCCGAACCTGGCTGATCGCGGCGACAGCCGATCTCGGCGCGGCCGCGGTGGCGTGAGCGATCCGCCCACCCGGGGGACGACCGGACCTGGCC from the Actinocatenispora thailandica genome contains:
- a CDS encoding class I SAM-dependent methyltransferase; translation: MTHRVDGREPADYDSNGYDYRSYWLGRDYESHAEQRALGRLIPRLDHVEWFADLGGGFGRNLAHYADVAEHAVLVDYSANNLRTAEARHYAAVDRGRLHLVRADLRALPFVDDAFDAAMVVRVLHHLPDLDRYLAEMSRTIRARWLLDVPIKHHLLARLRALRYGSGVRLDDAEPQLTGTTAGAFRLYHLGAVRGSLNALGWDTTPVASVNNLRRWDQWLPRRATAALQAPVAGIEAVAQRVGRGWWGPSQFVLARRREPARPRLRPVPEQTQPHTRGLAARMACPACRGRLDWTDFAAFCRRCGVCYRHHDGFWDFAAGVPAPVPAAAVG